Proteins encoded in a region of the Tripterygium wilfordii isolate XIE 37 chromosome 21, ASM1340144v1, whole genome shotgun sequence genome:
- the LOC119988485 gene encoding polygalacturonase-like, which translates to MASYTSPLLPFLLVFTSLLASASAAQYNVVSYGARSDGKTDSTKAFIAAWNQACGSKDPTTIYVPKGRFFLGKVVFKGPCKNSAIVVRMDGTLVAPSDYNVIGNSGYWVFFQDVKGITVSGGTLDGQGKTLWACKASGKNCPVGAPSMYFANSSNIVVKGLTSLNSQFFHIVIDGCQNAWLQGVKVSASGNSPNTDGIHVQLSRSVTILNSRIATGDDCVSVGPGTTNVWIENIDCGPGHGISIGSLGKGLQEPGVQNVTVKTATFTGTRNGVRIKSWGRPSNGFARNIVFQHCTMINVQNPILIDQNYCPNNKDCPGQVSGVRISDVTYQDIHGSSATEVAVKLDCSKNRPCSGIKIEDVKLTYQNQPAEASCVNAGGTTSGLVQPANCL; encoded by the exons ATGGCATCTTATACTTCTCCACTACTTCCATTTCTACTTGTCTTCACATCCTTACTAGCATCTGCATCCGCTGCACAGTACAATGTGGTCAGTTATGGAGCTAGATCGGACGGCAAGACCGACTCAACCAAGGCCTTCATTGCAGCATGGAATCAAGCCTGTGGCTCCAAAGACCCAACCACCATTTATGTCCCTAAAGGAAGGTTCTTTCTTGGCAAGGTGGTGTTCAAGGGACCTTGCAAGAACTCTGCAATTGTTGTTCGTATGGACGGCACCCTGGTGGCTCCTTCTGATTATAATGTGATTGGAAATTCTGGCTACTGGGTCTTCTTTCAGGATGTCAAAGGAATCACGGTCTCGGGAGGAACACTCGACGGTCAAGGCAAAACCTTGTGGGCTTGCAAGGCTTCTGGGAAAAATTGCCCCGTTGGTGCTCCG TCGATGTACTTTGCGAATTCAAGCAACATTGTGGTCAAGGGATTAACATCACTCAACAGCCAATTTTTCCATATAGTCATCGATGGCTGTCAAAACGCTTGGCTTCAAGGAGTCAAGGTGTCTGCCTCAGGCAATAGCCCTAACACGGATGGCATTCATGTCCAGTTATCGAGGAGTGTCACAATCTTAAATTCCAGGATTGCAACCGGCGATGATTGTGTCTCCGTTGGTCCTGGTACTACCAACGTTTGGATCGAGAACATAGACTGTGGGCCTGGTCATGGAATCAG CATTGGTAGCTTGGGCAAGGGCCTTCAAGAGCCAGGGGTCCAAAATGTGACAGTTAAAACAGCTACATTTACTGGGACACGTAATGGGGTGAGAATCAAGTCTTGGGGAAGACCCAGTAATGGTTTTGCCAGGAACATTGTTTTCCAACATTGTACCATGATCAATGTCCAAAACCCAATCCTGATAGATCAAAACTACTGCCCTAACAACAAGGACTGTCCTGGACAG GTTTCTGGGGTTAGAATAAGTGATGTGACATACCAGGACATCCATGGATCGTCTGCAACAGAGGTTGCAGTGAAGTTGGATTGTAGCAAGAACCGTCCATGCAGTGGTATTAAAATTGAAGATGTGAAGCTTACGTACCAGAACCAACCAGCTGAAGCCTCTTGTGTAAATGCAGGTGGAACCACTTCTGGTTTAGTTCAACCAGCAAATTGCTTGTAG
- the LOC119990014 gene encoding polygalacturonase-like, which produces MAALYTCSLVSFVLFFTLFSVSQLGAFAAQYNVVTFGARPDGNTDSTKALMAAWAQACGSTTPATIYVPKGRFFLGYVELKGPCKNSAIVVQIDGTLVAPSDLNSENWVIFRDASGVTISGGTLDGQGTSLWACKASGMSCHQGATSLEFTNSNNIVIERLTSLNSKKFHIVINSCQNVKLQAVKVSASGNSPNTDGIHVQGSVGITISNARIATGDDCVSIGPGTTNLWIENVACGPGHGISIGSLGKELEEAGVHNVTVTEAQFSGTENGVRIKTWGRPSNGFASKILFQHCTMTNVQNPIVIDQNYCPDDKGCPGQASGVKISDVTYQDIHGSSATEIAVKLDCSKKNPCSGITMEEVKLTYKNQPAQASCVNAAGGTVSGLVQTACRGD; this is translated from the exons atGGCAGCATTATATACTTGTTCACTTGTCTCATTTGTGCTTTTCTTCACACTATTCTCTGTTTCACAGTTGGGAGCATTTGCAGCACAATACAATGTGGTCACTTTTGGAGCAAGACCAGATGGCAACACTGACTCAACCAAGGCCTTGATGGCTGCATGGGCTCAGGCCTGTGGCTCCACAACCCCAGCCACCATCTATGTCCCCAAAGGAAGGTTCTTCCTTGGATATGTGGAGTTGAAGGGTCCTTGCAAGAATTCTGCCATTGTTGTTCAGATTGATGGTACACTCGTGGCACCTTCTGACTTAAATTCTGAAAACTGGGTTATCTTCAGGGATGCTAGTGGTGTCACCATCTCCGGCGGCACACTCGACGGCCAAGGCACCTCCTTGTGGGCCTGCAAGGCTTCCGGCATGAGCTGCCACCAAGGCGCTACG TCACTGGAGTTCACAAATTCAAACAACATAGTGATTGAGAGATTGACATCCTTAAACAGCAAAAAGTTTCACATTGTCATTAATAGCTGCCAAAATGTGAAATTACAAGCAGTGAAGGTGTCTGCCTCAGGGAATAGCCCCAACACCGACGGCATTCATGTTCAGGGATCCGTCGGCATCACAATCTCGAACGCCAGGATTGCAACCGGCGATGATTGCGTCTCCATTGGCCCTGGCACAACTAACCTTTGGATCGAAAACGTCGCTTGCGGACCCGGCCATGGCATCAG CATTGGAAGTTTGGGGAAGGAGCTTGAAGAGGCAGGGGTACATAATGTGACAGTAACAGAAGCTCAATTCAGTGGAACGGAGAATGGAGTGAGAATCAAGACTTGGGGAAGACCCAGCAATGGTTTTGCCAGCAAGATTTTATTCCAACATTGTACCATGACCAATGTCCAAAACCCAATTGTCATTGATCAAAATTACTGCCCCGATGACAAAGGTTGTCCCGGACAGGCGTCCGGAGTTAAAATAAGCGATGTTACGTACCAAGACATCCATGGATCATCAGCAACTGAGATTGCTGTGAAGCTGGATTGTAGCAAGAAGAACCCATGCAGTGGTATTACAATGGAGGAAGTGAAGCTTACTTACAAGAACCAACCAGCTCAAGCCTCTTGTGTTAATGCAGCTGGTGGAACTGTTTCTGGTCTTGTTCAGACTGCTTGTAGGGGAGAttga
- the LOC119988487 gene encoding probably inactive leucine-rich repeat receptor-like protein kinase At5g48380, producing the protein MDVLMSKLLSSSRRMALYDARVVAVQSLHFVVCWLLLDSLTVSTIAGSETDIDCLKSFKESIGYDPYGYLSSSWSFKSNEKQGFICSFVGVDCRNTDDPDEDKVRGIQLSSMGLQGQFPLGIDKCTGLQFLNLSRNNLIGPIPSDIGKILPFLEQLDLSSNSFSGEIPSSIANIYSLLFLKLDHNQLTGPIPSQIAQLGNLAIFSVANNLLSGPIHDSRFPADSYENNRGLCGGPLSPCPNQRHGSLKFDYSFKSGFVIGYVFTAVSVISVYIFYFIAWLPVKKENKTVKKKNKRKEANQLIKSPTAELLLEETKESLLLEPFVTRMSFRNLSEATNHFSQHNIIGVGKLGTVYKASLPNGWPLVVKKFRHSHHCEESFLSEMHVLGKLRHNNLVPLLGFAVESEERLLVYKYMSNGNLHDWLHSAEYDAKILEWPLRIKIAVGLARGLAWLHHSSNVNVVHLRLSSKCILLDQSFEPKISNFESAVLVQPRKSDSTVSSKLISELGFIKKDVHGFGTVLLELITGKEPSKTKGKHTSECECNTQQPSSSSDIYDSVDRFLIGQGFDAEISQVSKVAYSCILDQNQTMLEAYRMLMAVGEKHGLPYDFEVLAQTRKEANQLIKSTTSELLVEVEETKESSLLERFVTRWSFKNLSEATDHFSQHNVIGVGKLGTVYKASLPYGWPLAVKKFRNSHHCVESFLSEMQVLGKMRHNNLVSLLGFAVESEERLLVYKYMSNGNLHDWLHSAEYDAKILEWPLRVKIAVGLARGLAWLHHSSNVNVFHLRLSSKCILLDHSFEPKISNFESAVLVQPRKSDSNVSSKLISELGFIKKDVHGFGTVLLELITGKEPSKTKGKHTSECETKGKHTSECECNTQQPSSSSDIYDSVDRFLIGQGFDAEISRVSKVAYSCILDQNQTMLEAYRMLMAVGEKHGLPYDFEVLGETEIAAATTEIEIVQV; encoded by the exons ATGGATGTTCTCATGTCCAAGTTATTGAGTTCTTCTCGCAGAATGGCTCTTTATGATGCAAGAGTTGTTGCTGTTCAATCCCTCCACTTTGTtgtctgttggcttcttctgGATTCCCTCACCGTGAGCACTATTGCAGGTAGTGAAACTGATATAGATTGTTTAAAATCCTTCAAAGAATCCATAGGATACGACCCTTATGGTTACTTAAGTTCTTCGTGGTCTTTTAAAAGCAATGAAAAACAAGGTTTCATCTGTAGCTTTGTAGGGGTGGATTGCCGGAATACAGATGATCCAGATGAGGACAAGGTCCGTGGAATCCAACTTTCTTCCATGGGGCTTCAAGGCCAATTTCCACTAGGCATTGACAAGTGCACGGGCTTACAATTTTTAAACCTTTCACGTAATAATCTTATTGGACCAATTCCATCTGATATTGGAAAAATACTACCCTTCCTGGAACAGCTTGATCTGTCCTCAAACTCCTTCTCCGGAGAAATTCCATCCAGCATTGCCAACATTTATTCTCTCTTGTTCCTTAAACTGGACCACAACCAGTTAACAGGTCCTATCccctctcaaattgcacagctGGGAAATCTTGCAATCTTCAGTGTAGCTAATAATCTGTTGTCAGGGCCAATCCATGACTCTCGTTTTCCAGCTGACTCCTATGAAAATAACAGGGGACTCTGTGGGGGGCCTTTAAGTCCCTGCCCAAACCAACGGCATGGGTCATTGAAGTTCGATTATTCCTTCAAAAGTGGATTTGTGATTGGTTATGTGTTTACAGCTGTTTCAGTGATATCTGTTTATATCTTCTATTTTATAGCTTGGTTGCCTGTGAAGAAGGAAAACAAGACggtgaagaagaaaaacaagagaaaagaaGCCAACCAACTGATCAAATCACCAACTGCTGAGCTTCTTCTGGAAGAGACCAAAGAG AGTTTATTGTTGGAGCCGTTTGTTACCAGGATGAGTTTCAGGAATCTCAGCGAGGCAACTAACCATTTCAGCCAACACAATATTATTGGGGTTGGAAAGCTGGGGACAGTCTACAAAGCAAGCCTCCCAAATGGTTGGCCTCTTGTCGTGAAGAAATTCCGTCACTCTCACCACTGCGAGGAATCATTTCTATCTGAAATGCATGTACTCGGaaaattgagacataacaacTTGGTTCCACTCTTGGGATTTGCTGTAGAATCAGAGGAAAGACTTCTGGTTTACAAGTATATGTCAAATGGAAATCTTCACGATTGGCTACATTCGGCGGAATATGATGCAAAGATTCTGGAGTGGCCTTTAAGGATTAAAATTGCAGTTGGATTAGCaaggggcttggcttggctccACCACAGCAGCAATGTCAATGTAGTCCATCTCAGATTAAGCTCCAAGTGTATTTTACTTGATCAAAGCTTTGAGCCCAAAATATCGAATTTTGAAAGTGCAGTGCTTGTGCAACCACGAAAATCCGATTCAACTGTGAGTTCCAAACTGATATCGGAATTGGGATTCATCAAGAAGGATGTTCATGGCTTCGGAACGGTGCTTCTTGAGCTGATTACAGGCAAAGAACCAAGTAAAACAAAAGGGAAACATACAAGTGAATGTGAATGCAATACTCAGCAGCCAAGTAGCTCTTCTGATATCTATGATTCAGTGGATAGATTTCTAATTGGTCAGGGATTTGATGCTGAAATTTCTCAGGTTTCGAAAGTTGCATATAGTTGCATTCtagatcaaaatcaaacaatGCTTGAAGCATATAGGATGTTAATGGCTGTTGGGGAGAAGCATGGCCTGCcatatgattttgaagtactagcacaAACTCGAAAAGAAGCTAACCAACTAATCAAATCAACAACTTCAGAGCTTCTTGTGGAAGTGGAAGAGACCAAAGAG AGTTCATTGTTGGAGCGATTTGTTACCAGATGGAGTTTTAAGAATCTCAGCGAGGCAACTGACCATTTCAGTCAACACAACGTTATTGGGGTCGGAAAGCTGGGGACAGTCTACAAAGCAAGCCTCCCATATGGTTGGCCTCTTGCTGTGAAGAAATTCCGCAACTCGCATCACTGCGTGGAGTCATTTCTATCTGAAATGCAAGTACTTGGAAAAATGAGACATAATAACTTGGTTTCACTCTTGGGATTCGCTGTAGAATCAGAGGAAAGACTTCTGGTTTACAAGTATATGTCAAATGGAAATCTTCACGATTGGCTACATTCGGCGGAATATGATGCAAAGATTCTGGAGTGGCCTTTAAGGGTTAAAATTGCAGTTGGATTAGCaaggggcttggcttggctccACCACAGCAGCAATGTCAATGTATTCCATCTCAGATTAAGCTCCAAGTGTATTTTACTTGATCATAGCTTTGAGCCCAAAATATCGAATTTTGAAAGTGCAGTGCTCGTGCAACCAAGAAAATCCGATTCAAATGTGAGTTCCAAACTGATATCGGAATTGGGATTCATCAAGAAGGATGTTCATGGCTTCGGAACGGTGCTTCTTGAGCTGATTACAGGCAAAGAACCAAGTAAAACAAAAGGGAAACATACAAGTGAATGTGAAACAAAAGGGAAACATACAAGTGAATGTGAATGTAATACTCAGCAGCCAAGTAGCTCTTCTGATATCTATGATTCCGTGGACAGATTTCTAATTGGTCAGGGATTTGATGCTGAAATTTCTCGGGTTTCGAAAGTTGCATATAGTTGCATTCtagatcaaaatcaaacaatGCTTGAAGCATATAGGATGTTAATGGCTGTTGGGGAGAAGCATGGCCTGCcatatgattttgaagtactaggaGAAACCGAAATTGCTGCTGCTACTACCGAAATCGAAATAGTTCAAGTTTAA